The genomic interval TGTCCCTGCGGCTGGAAGAAGCGCGTTCAGCGTTCGAAGTGATTAAATCCTTTCTGTCCACCGGAATGCTCAATAAAGCAGACCGCGATGTACTCGCCGTCATTACCACCGAAGAACCATAAGACGAATATGCAGTACACCGGCAGCACGTAGACGTACTATGAAGTTCTGAAACCTCATGCTATGAGAACGGGTGGATTACCCGAAAAGGTCTTCAACGCATCCGCAACTTTCTCAGCGGAATTTTTGCGCTCAGCGTTTTCCGTAAACGTCAAAAACGACGGTGTGAATCAGAAGATAAAAACATTTTTTTCAACTGTATGATTTACAAGCATTAGCTAAGTATATAGTTCTAGCCGCAGCACGTAGGAAAAACGTAGGAAGAAGAAAATCAGGAGAAAAAATAATGGCTGCAAAGAAAGCTGCTAAAAAGAAAGCAACAAAGAAAACAACGGCAAAAAAAGCCCCTGCTAAAAAGACGGCTAAAAAAGCTGTCAAAAAAGCTCCGGCTAAAAAAGCCGTTGCAAAAAAAGTCCCGGCTAAAAAGGCTCCGGCTAAAAAGAAAAAAGCTGCTGCTAAAAAAGCCGCCAAAGTGAACTACACTGCTGAACAGGTTTATACCATGATTCAGCAGGCCGCTTACTTTGCCGCTGAGAACGACGGTTTCTCCAAAGACCCGGCTGAATACTGGGCGCATGCAGAAGCTTCTATCAACGCGATGATCAAAGGCTGATTCCCAAGGTCTGAATGCGTTGAAAAGGCGATCCCATCGGGATCGCCTTTTTCATTCATCATTTCCAGAGACTGGAAATTGGGCTGAACTCATTTTGATACTCTCAGCTTCACACTGTGCTGAATTCCGTCGGTTCTGAATTCCTCGCTTTTATGATCAGCCAGCGGCATGGCGTCATCCCAGGAATACGCGGTAATTTCAACGTTCCCTTTTCTGTGTCCGGTCACGACACCGAATTTGTCAACCGAAGCAATGGAAGGATCACTGGACTGCCAGATAATTCCACGGCGCGTGGCATTAGCGGGATAGATCCGGCATTCGAGCTGTTTAGTACCTCCGACACGGAGCGGAACCTCGCCCCTGACAATCTGCAGCCGTTTAACCGGAACATAGGCATTCTGTTCCAGAATTTTCCCGAGTCCGTCATAGGCACGCTTCTGTTCAGGCGTCAGCTTACTGACATCCAACCCACTGTAATGCCACTTGTTCCAAACCTTGGGGACTTTTTTCTTTTCCGTACCGGCCTCTTCAAAAAGATCGGTACGCAGATCAAAAAAGCGTCCTTCAGGATAGAGTTTGCTGGGAGCATACCGCTTGAACTCTTTGGTAAAAGCATACTCGATTACGTTATCCAGATCGGTGGATTTATTGTTGCCGTTATACCAGGTGTAAATCCATTTACGATGTTCCCCGGACGCCCGTCCTGTGGCCTGCGGCCAGAAGCTGATCCCATCCAGAGAATCTTTGTTCGGCGGTTCAATACCGACAGCATCGCACAGCGTCGGAAGAATATCGGTCACATTAACCATCCCGGCATACGATTTCCCTGCCGGGATTTTTCCGGGAGCGCGAAGCAGCAGCGGAACATGCAGTCCGCCCTCTTTATTGCTGCCCTTATTCCCACGAAAGACGCTGCCGTCGGGAAGAACATGTTCAAAACACTCTTTGGTTCCGTTATCCCCCATGACAACAACCAGCGTATTCTCATCCAGATCCAGCTCTTCCAGTTTATCAAGAACCCGGCCGACCATTTTATCCATATAGGCCAGCATATCCGGGAAATACCGCCGGTCATCCCCTTTCATAAAACCATATTTTGTAGGTTTCGAAATGTCATGTTCATCAAAGATACTTGCGGGTTTTGTGTCCGGAGTCGGGGTGTGCTCATCATGCATCAGCACCATCGAATAATACAGGAAGAACGGCTTTTCCTGATTGCGCTCAATAAAATCGAGCGCATAGCGGTTGAAAATATCCGGACCGTAATAGCGCCGCCCGGTCACCGGATCAATCCCCTTGTAATTCATGATCTTTCCGTTTTCCACAATATCGGGATCAATCATCCGGTACCCTTCGGTCACCACATCAAAACAGCAGAATTCATCCCAGCCGAACTCGGAAATATAATCTTTCCCGGGAATACTTTTCGTACCACGGGTCTGCTTCCATTTTCCGACAATACAGGTTTCATACCCCTCGTGCTGAAACAGATCGCCGAACGTAATATCCGAAGCATGCTGCGATTTGCACTGATGATAATTGCGGATATTGTTCATTCCGCTCATCAGCGCAATTCGCGTGGGTTCACAGAGCGGATAGGCATAGGCATAGTCGCACTTCATGCCGTCTTTCGCCAGACTGTCAATGCGCGGTGTTTCAAACTCCACATTTTTAAAAAATCCCTGCGTCGAACTGATCCTGTTGGCTCCGTAGGCCGTTATGCCGTAATGGCTCAGATCATCGATCAGAATAAAAACAACATTGGGTTTAGATGAGGCAAAGGTCGATACTCCGGCCAGCAACAGCGCCGGTAGCAGATAGGTGGTTAAACGTTTCATATTTACTCCATTCATAAATGAACAGAATAACCGGAAAACACATAGACTCAACCTATCCTATCGGTTGATTGTTCAACATTCGGGAATCTATTTCGACGAAGTAATCGTCAGATTGTCGACACACACCAGACCCAGCTGATTTTCCGCCGCATAAAAACCGAGGTGCGCGCGCGATGTATTCCACATTTCCTTCGCAATCTTATCCTTGTTGTTATCCGTAAATTCAATTTCCGCAATCAGCTCGCCACTCTCAGCAGCGAGAATTTCCACCCGGGTTTCAAACGAGTCCGGCTCCGTCAGTTTTTTAGAAACCAGCCGCATTTTATACCACTGCGAAATCGATACCGCGTTGTTTTCACGGATAAGGAAATTTTCACCGTAAATCCGTTTCGACGATCCGTCCGGCATAGCACCGATCAGCACCCAGTCGCCGGTCGGCGAAGCCTCCAGCTTAATTTCCCAACGTGCTTTCGGGCTTAGCAGCGAATTCCCGAACATCACTGTCATCACCGGTTTTGCCAGAACCATTTCGCGGGGATCAACCGCAATTTTAAAATCGAAATCCGCCGTAAACGTATAGCCCGGAAGCCAGCGGACCGGCTCTCCGGTCACGCAGCGGATAGATGTTTTAGCCTGTCTGACCACCAGAGCTTTATCCCCGTCGGCTTCGCTGGTACCCAGTTGATCCATGATCGATAAGGCCGACGTATCGGGAACTTTATCGTATGTATCCCACTCATACTGACCGCTGATCGGCCCGACCTCAAAATCATTAAAGTTATATTTCAGGGTTTCACCCTGAACCCCTGCACCCATGCAGATAAGTGCCGCGAATGTCAGCCAGTTTTTTTCCATCAAAATCTACCCCATGACTTCATTATTAAAATACGGCTACTTAAAAGCAGGAGACTTGCCAACTTTTTAAAAACCGGATGATTTATCTCAGAAAAAAAACACGAAGGGTTTTCGCCCTTCGTGTTTGCAGTATCTTCAGGAAAAAATCCTGCTCTATTTTTTCACGGCAGCACGGATCACAGCAGTCCCCACAAATCCTTCATCGCTGTCCGCAAAGGAAACCTTCACCGTATTCTCCGCCTTCAGCTTGGCAGGATCCAGATAAACCTGCTTAGTAACCCCATACTCTCCTTTGCTCAGGCGATCCGCTGAATCTTCAAGCGGAACATCCAGCACTTCACCATTCAACGTAATGATCGCTTTTTTATCCGCATCCGTTTTACGTGTCAGACCGACGCGTAACTGTGCATATTCAATGTCCTGTTCCACGGGAACCTTAATGGTGAACTCCGCTTTTTTCAGCGGGACCATCGTTTTATCGCCATAGCAGACAATTTCATTCACTACAGCTTTCTCCGGAATATCGGATCCCATATCCGCAACAATCATCACCGCTTCACGGCCACGCAAGGTGAGCGTTTCCGGAGTCCTGATCGTTTCTTCAGTATAATACGCCGTGTAATCATCATTACGGCCAAACCGGCGGATTTGAACCTGATCGGATTCAATGCCGTAGAGATTGACGGATTCCGGCCGCCAGCTCTGGTTGTTCACCGCCAGATAAAGTGTGGACCCATCCACAAAAGCACGGGTCTGCAAATCCGGATCACTCGTCAACGCTTTCACGCGCCGACCATTCACACCCCGGAAAAATTTATAGAAATCAAGCATGTGCGTTTCAACCCACGTATCCTTGTCGGTATAGTTTTTCGGCACATAGAGACTTGCATAATATTTTGTATCCCATGCCCAGGTGTTCGGCAGTAGAAACGGAACCGACTTCTGCACCGTATGCGGATGATCAATAAAGGCCATGGTATTTGCCAGAATACTGCTCACATGCACAAAGGCCACAATCGAGCGTTTCTTCAGCTCCCTTTCCCACGGCTCAACATCATTGAAATATTTTTTGGCCAGTTCTTCCGCAAGCAGCTCACCGTCATAAGCACCCTTAGGCTGAACATTGATGTATCCCCCCTGCTCACTGACCACGACATCAACTTCCTTACCGTAGTTATTCATAGTGAAATTCTGCATCAGATCCAGCGAACCCTCGAGTGCAAGGCCAGACTGTACACGACCGCGGAAATCATCGTCCTCCCATTTAAAATAGTCATAGGAATGGAAGGAGTAGAAATCCATATTGCAGCCGGTATTTTTAATAAAGCCTTTAAACCCGTTAAAGTTCTGATAGT from Verrucomicrobia bacterium S94 carries:
- a CDS encoding DUF2934 domain-containing protein, with the protein product MAAKKAAKKKATKKTTAKKAPAKKTAKKAVKKAPAKKAVAKKVPAKKAPAKKKKAAAKKAAKVNYTAEQVYTMIQQAAYFAAENDGFSKDPAEYWAHAEASINAMIKG
- a CDS encoding sulfatase, whose protein sequence is MKRLTTYLLPALLLAGVSTFASSKPNVVFILIDDLSHYGITAYGANRISSTQGFFKNVEFETPRIDSLAKDGMKCDYAYAYPLCEPTRIALMSGMNNIRNYHQCKSQHASDITFGDLFQHEGYETCIVGKWKQTRGTKSIPGKDYISEFGWDEFCCFDVVTEGYRMIDPDIVENGKIMNYKGIDPVTGRRYYGPDIFNRYALDFIERNQEKPFFLYYSMVLMHDEHTPTPDTKPASIFDEHDISKPTKYGFMKGDDRRYFPDMLAYMDKMVGRVLDKLEELDLDENTLVVVMGDNGTKECFEHVLPDGSVFRGNKGSNKEGGLHVPLLLRAPGKIPAGKSYAGMVNVTDILPTLCDAVGIEPPNKDSLDGISFWPQATGRASGEHRKWIYTWYNGNNKSTDLDNVIEYAFTKEFKRYAPSKLYPEGRFFDLRTDLFEEAGTEKKKVPKVWNKWHYSGLDVSKLTPEQKRAYDGLGKILEQNAYVPVKRLQIVRGEVPLRVGGTKQLECRIYPANATRRGIIWQSSDPSIASVDKFGVVTGHRKGNVEITAYSWDDAMPLADHKSEEFRTDGIQHSVKLRVSK
- a CDS encoding beta-agarase, with product MNMKFYYGSLVALSALASGCISGEGTVAVRAVNWDEPHIVVDAHTTREIGGVSEVNRKAYFAVSDNGTGFDKRMPEDIYDYLVHDLGISFGRSLGPVKYTASMLPEDPNRPGYADTTKLKQQKLPVPGKQFVEDFGPNLDVAAHGNHNAYPKYMGQHFQEGADYHGTPEWIPENIDAAAQLAADVFLYNYTDFDRPKYFEPLNEPHWKYFVDQHMADWHLAVKEKLHEVTPEVKVGGMCQSVSYFFRDNYQNFNGFKGFIKNTGCNMDFYSFHSYDYFKWEDDDFRGRVQSGLALEGSLDLMQNFTMNNYGKEVDVVVSEQGGYINVQPKGAYDGELLAEELAKKYFNDVEPWERELKKRSIVAFVHVSSILANTMAFIDHPHTVQKSVPFLLPNTWAWDTKYYASLYVPKNYTDKDTWVETHMLDFYKFFRGVNGRRVKALTSDPDLQTRAFVDGSTLYLAVNNQSWRPESVNLYGIESDQVQIRRFGRNDDYTAYYTEETIRTPETLTLRGREAVMIVADMGSDIPEKAVVNEIVCYGDKTMVPLKKAEFTIKVPVEQDIEYAQLRVGLTRKTDADKKAIITLNGEVLDVPLEDSADRLSKGEYGVTKQVYLDPAKLKAENTVKVSFADSDEGFVGTAVIRAAVKK